Proteins from a genomic interval of Chanodichthys erythropterus isolate Z2021 chromosome 8, ASM2448905v1, whole genome shotgun sequence:
- the tnpo3 gene encoding transportin-3 isoform X1 gives MEGGKPTLPLVYQAVQALYHDPDPAGKERASVWLGELQRSMYAWEISDQLLQLKQDVESCYFAAQTMKMKIQTSFYELPPETHTALRDSLLSHIQNLKDLSPIIVTQLALAIADLALQMASWKGCVHTLIEKYNNDVSSMPFLIEILTVLPEEVHSRSLRIGANRRTEIIEDLAYYSTTVVTLLVTCAEKSGHTEKMLIKVFRCLGSWFNLGVLDNNFMANNQLLMILFQVLQRDETSTNLHEAASDCVCSALYAIENVAINMPLAMQLFQGVLTLETAYHMAVAREDLDKVLNYCRIFTELCETFLEMTVRTPGQGMGDLRTLELLLICAGHPQYEVVEISFNFWYRLGEHLYKMNDPALHRVFRPFIQRLLHSLARHCQLDPDHEGVPEDTDDFGEFRMRVSDLVKDVIFLVGSMECFSQLYSTLKEGNPPWEVTEAVLFIMASIAKSVDPENNPTLTEVLEQIVLLPETVHLAVRYTSIELVGEMSEVIDRNPCMLDPVLNFLMKGLREKPLASAAAKAIHNICSVCRDHMAQHFQGLLDIARALDSFALSTDAAVGLLKGTALVLARLPLEKIAECLNDLCAVQVMALKKLLAQDSSSGKSSDPTVWLDRLAVIFRHTNPIVENGQTHPCQKVIQEVCLNIWPVLSETLNAHQGDNRIVERCCRCLRFAVRCVGKGSASLLQPLVTQMVSVYQVYPHSCFLYLGSILVDEYGMEEGCRQGLLDMLQALCMPTFQLLEQPNGLRNHPDTVDDLFRLATRFVQRSPVTLLSSTIIVHIIQCAIAATTLDHRDANCSVMKFIRDLIHTGVSNDHEDDFEVRKRLIGQAMEQHGQQLVTQLINTCCFCLPPYTLPDVAEVLWEIMVFDRPTFCRWLETALKGLPKETAGGAVTVTHKQLTDFHKQVTSAEECKQVCWAIREFTRLYR, from the exons ATGGAAGGCGGGAAACCTACCCTGCCGCTGGTTTACCAGGCCGTGCAGGCGCTGTATCACGACCCGGACCCTGCCGGCAAGGAGCGCGCCTCGGTCTGGCTGGGAGAGCTGCAGAGATCG ATGTACGCGTGGGAGATCTCGGATCAGCTCCTGCAGCTGAAGCAGGACGTGGAATCGTGTTACTTTGCAGCCCAGACGATGAAGATGAAGATCCAGACTTCGTTCTACGAGCTTCCCCCAGAGACCCACACCGCACTGAGAGATTCGCTCCTGTCTCACATCCAGAACCTCAAAGACCTGTCTCCCATCATCGTCACACAG CTTGCATTGGCAATCGCAGATCTGGCTCTTCAGATGGCCTCGTGGAAAGGCTGTGTTCACACCCTCATAGAGAA ATACAATAATGATGTGTCCTCCATGCCTTTCCTGATTGAGATACTCACGGTACTGCCGGAGGAGGTGCATAGCCGCTCTCTGAGGATCGGAGCCAATCGACGGACAGAGATCATTGAAGATCTGGCCTACTACTCTACCACAGTGGTCACTCTTCTG GTGACGTGTGCGGAGAAGTCCGGACACACTGAGAAGATGCTTATCAAGGTGTTCCGATGTTTGGGGAGCTGGTTTAATTTAGGAGTGCTGGACAACAACTTCATGGCCAACAATCAACTGCTTATGATTCTCTTCCAAGTGCTG CAGAGGGATGAGACGTCTACAAACCTGCACGAGGCGGCATCAGACTGTGTTTGTTCAGCGCTGTATGCGATCGAGAACGTGGCCATAAACATGCCCCTGGCCATGCAGCTCTTCCAGGGAGTCCTTACCTTAGAAACAGCCTACCACATGGCCGTAGCCCGAGAGGACCTCGACAA GGTGCTAAATTACTGCCGGATCTTCACTGAATTGTGTGAGACATTTTTGGAGATGACAGTAAGGACTCCTGGCCAGGGCATGGGAGATCTACGCACCCTGGAGTTGCTGCTTATTTGTGCCGGACATCCCCAGTATGAG GTGGTTGAGATCTCGTTCAACTTCTGGTACCGTCTGGGAGAGCATCTTTATAAAATGAACGATCCAGCGTTGCACAGAGTGTTCAGGCCGTTCATACAGAGGCTACTTCACAGTCTCGCCCGCCACTGCCAACTTGACCCAGATCAT GAGGGAGTCCCTGAGGACACGGATGATTTTGGGGAGTTCAGGATGAGAGTGTCTGATCTTGTGAAGGATGTGATTTTCCTAGTCGGCTCCATGGAGTGTTTCTCACAG CTGTATTCGACTCTGAAGGAGGGAAACCCCCCATGGGAAGTAACTGAGGCTGTTCTGTTTATCATGGCTTCCATTGCTAAGAGTGTCGATCC TGAGAATAATCCCACCCTAACGGAGGTGCTGGAGCAGATAGTATTGCTTCCCGAGACTGTCCATCTTGCTGTCCGCTACACCAGCATTGAGCTGGTCGGAGAAATGAGTGAAGTGATCGACCGGAACCCTTGCATGCTAG ATCCTGTTTTGAACTTCCTGATGAAGGGTTTGCGGGAGAAGCCGTTGGCCTCTGCGGCAGCTAAAGCCATTCACAACATCTGCTCGGTGTGTCGAGACCACATGGCGCAGCACTTCCAGGGCCTGCTGGACATCGCCCGCGCTCTCGACTCATTTGCCCTGTCAACGGATGCTGCCGTTGGCCTGCTGAAAG GCACAGCGCTGGTGTTGGCCCGACTCCCCCTGGAGAAGATCGCGGAGTGTCTGAACGATCTGTGTGCAGTTCAGGTCATGGCACTGAAGAAG CTACTGGCTCAGGACTCCAGCAGTGGGAAATCATCAGACCCCACTGTGTGGCTGGACAGGCTGGCTGTTATCTTCAG ACACACAAACCCTATAGTAGAGAATGGACAGACACACCCCTGCCAGAAAGTCATACAAGAGGTATGTTTAAAT ATCTGGCCGGTGTTGTCAGAGACGTTGAACGCCCATCAGGGTGATAACCGGATAGTGGAGCGCTGCTGCCGCTGCCTGAGGTTTGCAGTGCGTTGCGTTGGCAAAGGCTCTGCTTCCCTTTTACAGCCACTTGTTACTCAG aTGGTGAGTGTGTACCAGGTGTACCCTCACTCCTGTTTCCTGTACCTGGGCAGTATTCTAGTGGATGAGTATGGCATGGAGGAAGGATGTAGACAAGGCCTTTTGGATATGCTACAG GCGCTCTGTATGCCGACCTTCCAGCTGTTAGAGCAGCCTAATGGACTGCGCAATCACCCGGACACAGTGGATGATCTTTTTAGACTCGCCACAAG GTTTGTCCAGCGCAGTCCGGTCACGTTGCTGAGCAGCACTATTATCGTCCACATCATCCAGTGTGCCATCGCTGCAACCACCCTGGACCATCGAGATGCCAACTGCAGCGTTATGAAGTTCATCAGAGACCTTATTCACACGGGGGTCTCCAATGAC CATGAGGATGATTTTGAGGTGCGGAAGCGTCTGATTGGCCAGGCGATGGAGCAGCATGGGCAGCAGCTAGTGACTCAGCTGATCAACACCTGCTGTTTCTGCCTGCCGCCTTACACTCTGCCGGATGTGGCGGAGGTACTCTGGGAAATCATGGTCTTTGATCGGCCG ACGTTTTGTCGCTGGCTGGAAACCGCACTGAAGGGTCTTCCAAAAGAAACAGCAGGAGGCGCTGTAACCGTCACACACAAGCAGCTCACGGACTTCCATAAGCAGGTCACGAG TGCAGAGGAATGTAAACAGGTTTGTTGGGCGATAAGAGAGTTTACAAGGCTGTACCGATAG
- the tnpo3 gene encoding transportin-3 isoform X2, translating to MEGGKPTLPLVYQAVQALYHDPDPAGKERASVWLGELQRSMYAWEISDQLLQLKQDVESCYFAAQTMKMKIQTSFYELPPETHTALRDSLLSHIQNLKDLSPIIVTQLALAIADLALQMASWKGCVHTLIEKYNNDVSSMPFLIEILTVLPEEVHSRSLRIGANRRTEIIEDLAYYSTTVVTLLVTCAEKSGHTEKMLIKVFRCLGSWFNLGVLDNNFMANNQLLMILFQVLQRDETSTNLHEAASDCVCSALYAIENVAINMPLAMQLFQGVLTLETAYHMAVAREDLDKVLNYCRIFTELCETFLEMTVRTPGQGMGDLRTLELLLICAGHPQYEVVEISFNFWYRLGEHLYKMNDPALHRVFRPFIQRLLHSLARHCQLDPDHEGVPEDTDDFGEFRMRVSDLVKDVIFLVGSMECFSQLYSTLKEGNPPWEVTEAVLFIMASIAKSVDPENNPTLTEVLEQIVLLPETVHLAVRYTSIELVGEMSEVIDRNPCMLDPVLNFLMKGLREKPLASAAAKAIHNICSVCRDHMAQHFQGLLDIARALDSFALSTDAAVGLLKGTALVLARLPLEKIAECLNDLCAVQVMALKKLLAQDSSSGKSSDPTVWLDRLAVIFRHTNPIVENGQTHPCQKVIQEIWPVLSETLNAHQGDNRIVERCCRCLRFAVRCVGKGSASLLQPLVTQMVSVYQVYPHSCFLYLGSILVDEYGMEEGCRQGLLDMLQALCMPTFQLLEQPNGLRNHPDTVDDLFRLATRFVQRSPVTLLSSTIIVHIIQCAIAATTLDHRDANCSVMKFIRDLIHTGVSNDHEDDFEVRKRLIGQAMEQHGQQLVTQLINTCCFCLPPYTLPDVAEVLWEIMVFDRPTFCRWLETALKGLPKETAGGAVTVTHKQLTDFHKQVTSAEECKQVCWAIREFTRLYR from the exons ATGGAAGGCGGGAAACCTACCCTGCCGCTGGTTTACCAGGCCGTGCAGGCGCTGTATCACGACCCGGACCCTGCCGGCAAGGAGCGCGCCTCGGTCTGGCTGGGAGAGCTGCAGAGATCG ATGTACGCGTGGGAGATCTCGGATCAGCTCCTGCAGCTGAAGCAGGACGTGGAATCGTGTTACTTTGCAGCCCAGACGATGAAGATGAAGATCCAGACTTCGTTCTACGAGCTTCCCCCAGAGACCCACACCGCACTGAGAGATTCGCTCCTGTCTCACATCCAGAACCTCAAAGACCTGTCTCCCATCATCGTCACACAG CTTGCATTGGCAATCGCAGATCTGGCTCTTCAGATGGCCTCGTGGAAAGGCTGTGTTCACACCCTCATAGAGAA ATACAATAATGATGTGTCCTCCATGCCTTTCCTGATTGAGATACTCACGGTACTGCCGGAGGAGGTGCATAGCCGCTCTCTGAGGATCGGAGCCAATCGACGGACAGAGATCATTGAAGATCTGGCCTACTACTCTACCACAGTGGTCACTCTTCTG GTGACGTGTGCGGAGAAGTCCGGACACACTGAGAAGATGCTTATCAAGGTGTTCCGATGTTTGGGGAGCTGGTTTAATTTAGGAGTGCTGGACAACAACTTCATGGCCAACAATCAACTGCTTATGATTCTCTTCCAAGTGCTG CAGAGGGATGAGACGTCTACAAACCTGCACGAGGCGGCATCAGACTGTGTTTGTTCAGCGCTGTATGCGATCGAGAACGTGGCCATAAACATGCCCCTGGCCATGCAGCTCTTCCAGGGAGTCCTTACCTTAGAAACAGCCTACCACATGGCCGTAGCCCGAGAGGACCTCGACAA GGTGCTAAATTACTGCCGGATCTTCACTGAATTGTGTGAGACATTTTTGGAGATGACAGTAAGGACTCCTGGCCAGGGCATGGGAGATCTACGCACCCTGGAGTTGCTGCTTATTTGTGCCGGACATCCCCAGTATGAG GTGGTTGAGATCTCGTTCAACTTCTGGTACCGTCTGGGAGAGCATCTTTATAAAATGAACGATCCAGCGTTGCACAGAGTGTTCAGGCCGTTCATACAGAGGCTACTTCACAGTCTCGCCCGCCACTGCCAACTTGACCCAGATCAT GAGGGAGTCCCTGAGGACACGGATGATTTTGGGGAGTTCAGGATGAGAGTGTCTGATCTTGTGAAGGATGTGATTTTCCTAGTCGGCTCCATGGAGTGTTTCTCACAG CTGTATTCGACTCTGAAGGAGGGAAACCCCCCATGGGAAGTAACTGAGGCTGTTCTGTTTATCATGGCTTCCATTGCTAAGAGTGTCGATCC TGAGAATAATCCCACCCTAACGGAGGTGCTGGAGCAGATAGTATTGCTTCCCGAGACTGTCCATCTTGCTGTCCGCTACACCAGCATTGAGCTGGTCGGAGAAATGAGTGAAGTGATCGACCGGAACCCTTGCATGCTAG ATCCTGTTTTGAACTTCCTGATGAAGGGTTTGCGGGAGAAGCCGTTGGCCTCTGCGGCAGCTAAAGCCATTCACAACATCTGCTCGGTGTGTCGAGACCACATGGCGCAGCACTTCCAGGGCCTGCTGGACATCGCCCGCGCTCTCGACTCATTTGCCCTGTCAACGGATGCTGCCGTTGGCCTGCTGAAAG GCACAGCGCTGGTGTTGGCCCGACTCCCCCTGGAGAAGATCGCGGAGTGTCTGAACGATCTGTGTGCAGTTCAGGTCATGGCACTGAAGAAG CTACTGGCTCAGGACTCCAGCAGTGGGAAATCATCAGACCCCACTGTGTGGCTGGACAGGCTGGCTGTTATCTTCAG ACACACAAACCCTATAGTAGAGAATGGACAGACACACCCCTGCCAGAAAGTCATACAAGAG ATCTGGCCGGTGTTGTCAGAGACGTTGAACGCCCATCAGGGTGATAACCGGATAGTGGAGCGCTGCTGCCGCTGCCTGAGGTTTGCAGTGCGTTGCGTTGGCAAAGGCTCTGCTTCCCTTTTACAGCCACTTGTTACTCAG aTGGTGAGTGTGTACCAGGTGTACCCTCACTCCTGTTTCCTGTACCTGGGCAGTATTCTAGTGGATGAGTATGGCATGGAGGAAGGATGTAGACAAGGCCTTTTGGATATGCTACAG GCGCTCTGTATGCCGACCTTCCAGCTGTTAGAGCAGCCTAATGGACTGCGCAATCACCCGGACACAGTGGATGATCTTTTTAGACTCGCCACAAG GTTTGTCCAGCGCAGTCCGGTCACGTTGCTGAGCAGCACTATTATCGTCCACATCATCCAGTGTGCCATCGCTGCAACCACCCTGGACCATCGAGATGCCAACTGCAGCGTTATGAAGTTCATCAGAGACCTTATTCACACGGGGGTCTCCAATGAC CATGAGGATGATTTTGAGGTGCGGAAGCGTCTGATTGGCCAGGCGATGGAGCAGCATGGGCAGCAGCTAGTGACTCAGCTGATCAACACCTGCTGTTTCTGCCTGCCGCCTTACACTCTGCCGGATGTGGCGGAGGTACTCTGGGAAATCATGGTCTTTGATCGGCCG ACGTTTTGTCGCTGGCTGGAAACCGCACTGAAGGGTCTTCCAAAAGAAACAGCAGGAGGCGCTGTAACCGTCACACACAAGCAGCTCACGGACTTCCATAAGCAGGTCACGAG TGCAGAGGAATGTAAACAGGTTTGTTGGGCGATAAGAGAGTTTACAAGGCTGTACCGATAG
- the irf5 gene encoding interferon regulatory factor 5, which produces MSGQPRRIRLKPWLLAQINSGKYPGLHWLNQERRLFRIPWRHATRHMPTLEEENTIFKAWALETGKYQEGVDEPDPAKWKANLRCALNKSREFGLHYDGTKDTPVQPYKIYEVCDQSINGDAGEDEEEELQNFVKLSIDPRVGEPSSYPGYPPRVDVPFTSSIADGYNPAHHNTHMNLLGEIVHNNPNGGAPMTTHLAQPGTGPSEFSSHSAIKVEQGSYPVHGGGLLNGMEMGTGVIPPPVLQDVVSHSVGPSTMVDSPMQEVPAQAENQIHPCISELLSSPHMLPLTDLDIKFQYRGRTAGSLTVSNPQGCRLYYGNLAPTPEQVELFGPVTLQQVLFPGTAEIPNEKQKFYTDHLLDVMDRGLILEIRGQDIYAIRLCQCKVFWSGPGVLEQGPPNPMEREMKIRVFSLNNFLQDLILYQKGEAPTPPPFEIYFCFGEDWPDRKPKEKKLIIVQVVPVVARILTEMFSGELSWSTDSIRLQISNPDLKDQTVEQFKELHRLLQSQNAHSTWPQNIH; this is translated from the exons ATGAGTGGTCAACCACGGAGGATTCGTCTGAAGCCATGGCTGCTGGCACAG ATTAACAGTGGGAAATACCCAGGACTGCACTGGCTCAATCAAGAGCGCAGACTGTTTCGGATCCCATGGAGACATGCCACCCGCCATATGCCTACCCTGGAAGAGGAAAACACTATATTTAAG GCTTGGGCTCTGGAAACAGGCAAGTACCAGGAAGGAGTGGATGAGCCAGATCCAGCCAAATGGAAGGCTAACCTCCGCTGTGCCCTTAACAAAAGCCGAGAGTTCGGACTCCACTATGATGGCACTAAGGACACCCCCGTCCAGCCTTATAAGATCTATGAGGTGTGCGACCAGTCAATCAATGGAG ATGCTGGagaggatgaggaagaggag CTGCAAAACTTTGTCAAACTCTCCATTG ACCCAAGAGTTGGCGAACCTTCCAGCTACCCAGGATACCCCCCTAGAGTTGACGTTCCATTCACATCTTCTATTGCCGATGGCTATAACCCTGCTCACCATAACACTCATATGAACCTCTTAGGAGAAATTGTCCATAATAACCCCAATGGAGGTGCTCCTATGACCACTCATCTCGCCCAGCCCGGCACAGGACCTTCTGAATTTTCCAGTCACAGTGCAATCAAAGTTGAGCAGGGATCGTATCCCGTTCATGGTGGAggacttttgaatggtatggAAATGGGCACTGGAGTCATACCGCCTCCTGTTCTTCAGGATGTAGTCTCTCATTCTGTAGGCCCTTCAACCATGGTGGATAGCCCAATGCAAGAGGTGCCAGCCCAGGCGGAGAACCAGATTCATCCCTGCATCTCAGAGTTACTGAGCAGTCCACACATGTTGCCCT TAACTGATTTGGATATCAAGTTCCAATACAGGGGTCGGACAGCTGGTTCTTTGACCGTCAGTAACCCTCAGGGTTGTAGACTTTACTACGGTAACCTGGCACCCACACCAGAGCAAGTAGAGCTGTTCGGTCCAGTCACGCTTCAGCAGGTACTGTTTCCAGGAACCGCTGAGATCCCAAACGAAAAGCAGAAGTTCTACACCGATCATCTGCTGGATGTGATGGACCGAGGGCTAATTTTGGAGATCAGGGGTCAAGATATTTATGCCATCCGATTGTGCCAGTGTAAAGTGTTTTGGTCTGGACCAGGTGTGCTTGAGCAGGGTCCACCCAATCCAATGGAAAGAGAGATGAAGATAAGGGTCTTCAGTCTGAATAACTTCCTTCAGG ATCTCATTTTGTATCAGAAAGGGGAGGCACCCACTCCGCCACCCTTTGAGATCTACTTCTGCTTCGGTGAGGACTGGCCAGATAGAAAGCCCAAGGAGAAAAAGCTCATCATTGTCCAG GTTGTTCCCGTTGTTGCAAGAATCCTTACCGAGATGTTTTCAGGGGAGCTTTCATGGTCTACAGACAGCATTCGGTTGCAGATCTCCAACCCTGACTTGAAAGACCAGACAGTGGAGCAGTTCAAAGAGCTTCATAGACTGTTGCAGAGTCAAAACGCACACTCCACCTGGCCTCAAAACATCCACTAA